One region of Enterobacter ludwigii genomic DNA includes:
- a CDS encoding TIGR01212 family radical SAM protein (This family includes YhcC from E. coli K-12, an uncharacterized radical SAM protein.) has protein sequence MQLQKLVNMFGGDLLQRYGRKVHKLTLHGGFSCPNRDGTIGRGGCTFCNVASFADEAQQHKSIAEQLAHQASLVNRAKQYLAYFQAYTSTWAEVQVLRSMYQQAVSQANIVGLCVGTRPDCVPEAVLELLSEYKEQGYEIWLELGLQTAHDKTLHRINRGHDFACYQRTTRLARERGLKVCSHLIVGLPGEGRQHGLETLEKVVETGVDGIKLHPLHIVKGSIMAKAWEAGRLSGIELEDYTVTAGEMIRHTPPEIVYHRISASARRPTLLAPLWCENRWTGMVEIDRYLQENGVQGSALGRPWVPRLPATAA, from the coding sequence ATGCAGTTACAGAAATTAGTCAATATGTTTGGTGGGGATCTTTTGCAACGCTATGGGCGAAAGGTTCATAAGCTGACGCTGCATGGCGGCTTTAGCTGCCCGAATCGCGATGGCACCATCGGGCGTGGTGGCTGCACGTTCTGTAACGTTGCGTCGTTTGCTGACGAAGCCCAGCAGCATAAATCTATCGCTGAACAGCTTGCCCATCAGGCGAGCCTGGTGAACCGCGCAAAGCAATATTTGGCCTATTTCCAGGCCTATACCAGCACGTGGGCTGAGGTGCAGGTACTGCGCTCTATGTATCAGCAGGCCGTCAGTCAGGCTAACATCGTTGGGCTGTGCGTGGGCACGCGCCCGGACTGCGTACCGGAGGCGGTGTTGGAGCTGCTCAGCGAGTACAAAGAACAAGGTTACGAGATCTGGCTGGAGCTGGGCTTGCAGACCGCACATGACAAAACGCTGCACCGAATCAATCGCGGCCATGATTTCGCCTGCTACCAGCGCACCACGCGGCTGGCCCGTGAGCGTGGGCTGAAGGTCTGTTCGCACCTGATTGTCGGTTTACCGGGGGAAGGGCGACAGCACGGTCTGGAGACGCTGGAAAAGGTGGTTGAGACCGGCGTGGACGGTATCAAGCTGCACCCGCTGCATATCGTGAAGGGCAGCATTATGGCGAAAGCCTGGGAGGCCGGGCGGTTAAGCGGTATTGAGCTTGAGGACTATACGGTGACGGCGGGGGAGATGATTCGCCACACACCGCCGGAAATTGTCTACCACCGTATTTCGGCCAGCGCTCGCCGTCCAACGCTTCTGGCACCGCTATGGTGTGAGAACCGCTGGACGGGGATGGTAGAAATCGACCGCTATCTACAGGAGAACGGTGTACAGGGTTCGGCGCTTGGCCGCCCGTGGGTTCCCCGTCTACCGGCGACGGCCGCCTAG